The following are encoded in a window of Pristis pectinata isolate sPriPec2 chromosome 1, sPriPec2.1.pri, whole genome shotgun sequence genomic DNA:
- the dio3a gene encoding iodothyronine deiodinase 3a, producing MNVLKEGVAALILLPRFLVTALFLCLLDILCIRKRLLSSEQSEGNADDPPLCVSDTNRMFTLESLKAIWHGQKLDFFKSAHVGSPAPNPEVVELREHRRVRLLDYSRGARPLVLNFGSCTUPPFMARLKAFQRVATQHADIADFLLVYIEEAHPSDGWISTDAPYDIPKHRCMEDRLKAANLMEEESPGCLVVADGMDNSSNAAYGAYFERLYVLQNQKVVYQGGRGPEGYKISELRLWLDQYRKQSYNSSTVTIEV from the coding sequence ATGAACGTCCTGAAAGAGGGGGTGGCAGCGTTGATCCTGTTGCCCCGGTTTTTGGTGACCGCCCTTTTTCTCTGTCTCCTTGATATCTTGTGCATCCGTAAACGGCTGTTATCCAGCGAACAGAGCGAAGGAAATGCCGACGACCCTCCCCTGTGCGTCTCGGACACAAACCGAATGTTTACTCTCGAATCTCTCAAAGCGATCTGGCACGGCCAGAAGCTGGACTTCTTCAAATCCGCCCACGTGGGCTCACCGGCTCCAAACCCCGAGGTGGTGGAACTGCGAGAACACCGGAGGGTTCGGCTGCTCGATTACAGCCGAGGTGCGAGGCCCCTGGTTCTCAACTTTGGGAGCTGCACTTGACCCCCATTCATGGCGCGCCTCAAGGCGTTCCAGCGGGTAGCCACCCAGCATGCAGACATTGCAGACTTTCTCCTGGTCTACATTGAGGAAGCCCACCCTTCAGACGGCTGGATCAGTACCGATGCCCCTTATGATATCCCAAAGCACCGTTGCATGGAAGACCGTCTGAAAGCGgccaatctgatggaggaggagagccCCGGCTGCCTTGTAGTGGCAGACGGCATGGACAATTCTTCCAACGCTGCCTACGGCGCTTACTTTGAAAGGCTCTACGTCCTTCAAAATCAGAAAGTGGTGTATCAAGGAGGGAGGGGGCCGGAGGGTTATAAGATCTCGGAACTCAGATTATGGCTCGACCAGTACAGAAAACAGAGTTACAATTCCAGCACTGTCACAATTGAAGTATGA